From a single bacterium genomic region:
- the fabD gene encoding ACP S-malonyltransferase, with protein MTKIAYIFPGQGSQAVGMGKDAAEHNADAKQMFAKADEVLGYPLAQMCFEGPEEDLKQTQNTQPALYLSSAATLAVLSAAGIEPMAVAGHSLGEYTALYAAGSFDFETGLKLVRHRGLAFADAGNKRQGAMAAIIGLDGAKVAELCEQASGDHGVSVPANFNDPTQTVISGDPPAVEKACELCKEAGARRALPLPVSGAFHSPLVEPARDAMQEALADVTLAAPKYGFVNNADAKALSDPDAIKDSLIRQVTSSVRWVQCVEQLLALGAEAFVEVGSGKVLAGLVRRINRDIPVHTTESWDAIEKTIAALKG; from the coding sequence ATGACGAAGATTGCCTACATCTTCCCCGGGCAGGGCAGCCAGGCCGTCGGCATGGGCAAGGATGCCGCCGAGCACAATGCTGACGCGAAGCAGATGTTCGCCAAGGCTGACGAAGTCCTTGGCTACCCGCTGGCCCAGATGTGCTTCGAAGGTCCGGAAGAGGATCTGAAGCAGACGCAGAACACGCAGCCGGCGCTGTATCTTTCCAGCGCCGCCACGCTGGCCGTGCTGAGCGCCGCGGGTATCGAGCCCATGGCCGTGGCCGGTCACTCGCTCGGCGAGTACACCGCACTCTACGCCGCCGGATCGTTTGATTTCGAAACTGGCCTGAAGCTGGTCCGTCACCGCGGATTGGCCTTTGCCGACGCCGGCAACAAGCGCCAGGGCGCGATGGCCGCGATCATTGGGTTAGACGGCGCGAAGGTCGCCGAACTCTGTGAGCAGGCGAGCGGCGATCACGGTGTCTCCGTCCCCGCGAACTTCAACGATCCGACACAAACCGTCATCAGCGGCGATCCGCCGGCTGTCGAGAAGGCTTGCGAGCTCTGCAAGGAAGCCGGTGCGCGACGTGCGCTTCCGCTTCCCGTCAGTGGCGCGTTCCACTCGCCACTCGTCGAGCCCGCCCGCGATGCCATGCAGGAAGCTCTCGCCGACGTGACGTTGGCCGCGCCGAAGTACGGCTTCGTCAACAACGCCGATGCCAAGGCGCTGTCCGATCCGGATGCGATCAAGGATTCCCTGATCCGCCAGGTTACCAGCAGCGTCCGGTGGGTCCAATGCGTTGAGCAGCTTCTCGCGTTGGGGGCGGAAGCCTTCGTCGAAGTTGGTAGCGGCAAAGTCCTGGCCGGCCTGGTGCGTCGCATCAATCGTGACATCCCCGTTCACACGACGGAAAGCTGGGATGCGATCGAGAAGACCATCGCTGCATTGAAGGGCTGA
- a CDS encoding ketoacyl-ACP synthase III, with product MNLPTRSGILGVGTGIPETILSNADLEKMVETSDEWITSRTGVRERRILAEGETNAQFGAEAVRNAVKNAGLTLDDIDLIISCTFTPDYTAPNAACMVHSNLGLKQQAPAFDLNGACSGFVYGLQVADSLVRTGVYRNIAVIGMEAITRGVDFTDRNTCVLFGDGAGAAIVGAMPEGSNRGILSTFCGADGQGHDLITLPASGSAEPINEERLRDKMHCLRMNGREVFKFAVRILGTAMDEAMKRADMTIDDIDLLIPHQANIRIMDAAVDRFGIPRDRVVCNVERFGNTSAASIPLALGEIVESGRLKEGMTVGLVAFGAGLTYAASIVRW from the coding sequence GTGAATCTCCCGACACGTTCCGGCATCCTGGGAGTAGGTACCGGAATCCCTGAGACAATCCTGTCCAACGCCGACCTTGAGAAGATGGTCGAGACCAGCGACGAGTGGATCACAAGTCGCACGGGCGTTCGCGAACGCCGCATTCTGGCTGAGGGCGAGACGAACGCGCAGTTCGGCGCCGAAGCCGTCCGGAATGCCGTGAAGAACGCCGGCCTGACACTCGATGACATCGACCTGATCATTTCCTGCACGTTCACACCGGACTACACGGCTCCGAACGCGGCGTGCATGGTGCACAGCAATCTGGGCCTCAAGCAGCAGGCCCCTGCCTTCGACCTGAACGGTGCTTGTTCCGGGTTCGTTTATGGATTGCAGGTTGCCGATTCGCTCGTTCGCACGGGCGTTTATCGCAACATCGCCGTCATCGGCATGGAAGCGATCACCCGTGGCGTCGACTTCACCGACCGCAACACGTGTGTTCTGTTTGGTGACGGTGCCGGCGCGGCCATCGTTGGCGCGATGCCCGAAGGCAGCAACCGCGGCATCCTCAGCACCTTCTGCGGTGCCGATGGCCAGGGCCACGACCTCATCACGCTTCCCGCATCGGGCAGCGCCGAGCCGATCAACGAAGAGCGTCTACGCGACAAGATGCACTGCCTCCGCATGAACGGTCGCGAAGTCTTCAAATTCGCCGTTCGCATCCTCGGCACCGCCATGGACGAAGCCATGAAGCGCGCCGATATGACGATCGACGACATCGATCTGCTCATTCCGCACCAGGCGAACATCCGAATCATGGACGCCGCCGTGGATCGCTTCGGCATTCCGCGCGATCGTGTTGTTTGCAACGTCGAGCGCTTCGGAAATACCTCTGCCGCCAGCATTCCGCTCGCCCTCGGTGAGATCGTCGAGAGCGGTCGCCTGAAGGAAGGCATGACCGTTGGACTCGTTGCCTTCGGCGCGGGCCTGACTTACGCCGCCTCGATCGTTCGCTGGTAA
- the fabG gene encoding 3-oxoacyl-ACP reductase FabG, with protein MTDLSGKVAIVTGGGQGIGRAIALRLAACGASVVVNSFTESSCGAVAKEITDAGGTAVAKNGDVGDSAFCAELIEFTQQTYGGLHILVNNAGITRDNLLMRMKEEDWDAVLNTNLRSAFLLAKAGCRPMMKSRWGRIINVTSIVGIIGNPGQANYCASKAGMIGLTKSLAKELASRNILVNGVAPGFIQTRMTDALAEAQREALQKEIPLQRLGQPDDIAGCVEFLCSEQAAYITGQTIEVTGGLGM; from the coding sequence ATGACTGATCTTTCTGGAAAAGTTGCTATCGTCACCGGCGGTGGTCAGGGCATTGGCCGCGCAATCGCGCTGCGGCTGGCCGCGTGCGGCGCTTCTGTCGTCGTCAATTCCTTCACTGAGAGTAGCTGCGGAGCCGTGGCGAAGGAAATCACTGACGCCGGCGGAACCGCCGTTGCCAAGAACGGCGACGTGGGCGATTCGGCCTTCTGCGCCGAGCTGATCGAATTTACTCAGCAGACCTATGGCGGCTTGCACATCCTCGTGAACAACGCCGGCATCACCCGTGACAATCTGTTGATGCGCATGAAGGAAGAGGATTGGGACGCGGTGTTGAACACCAACCTGCGTTCCGCGTTCCTGCTGGCCAAGGCCGGTTGCCGCCCGATGATGAAGTCCCGCTGGGGCCGCATCATCAACGTGACGTCGATCGTCGGCATCATCGGCAATCCCGGCCAGGCCAATTACTGCGCCTCGAAGGCCGGCATGATTGGCCTGACCAAGTCGCTGGCGAAGGAACTCGCCTCGCGCAATATCCTCGTCAACGGCGTGGCCCCAGGCTTCATCCAGACGCGCATGACCGATGCCCTCGCCGAGGCTCAGCGCGAAGCGCTTCAGAAGGAAATTCCTCTGCAGCGGCTTGGCCAGCCCGACGACATCGCCGGCTGTGTCGAGTTCCTCTGCTCCGAGCAGGCTGCCTATATCACCGGCCAGACCATCGAAGTGACCGGCGGTTTGGGCATGTAA